From the genome of Chionomys nivalis chromosome 9, mChiNiv1.1, whole genome shotgun sequence:
aacataCATAATCCTGTCATAAAAAGTGTCATTatgggttagagagatggttcagaggtgaAGAGAACCAGCTGCTCTttcggaggacccaggttcaattcctagcacgcATATGGCagccacaactgtctgtaactccagttccagggaatctgtcattctcacacagacatacgtgcaggcaaaacatctataaatataaaattaaattaaaattgaaaaaaggtGTTATTATGGAAAAAAACAGGAGACTCTTGGGCTCTGGGAGAGAACAACATGGATGAGTAACAGAAAATGACCGTTGATGGGCAGGTACACAGAGGTGAACagatctgtgtgtgtgggtgtcttaCTTTTTAAAGTTCAGGATAAGTAGATGGGCAAAGTGGTACATCtctagtcccagaactcagaaggcagaggcaggaggatctctgttagttcaaggacagcctggttacatacagagatcctgcctcagaccaaaccaacaaaacaacagcaacagacaCAAGCTCACAAAACCCACTTCCCCGACGGCTGCACTGTGAGACCAGGACCTGCAGCACTCTCCCCTGGCTCAGAGCTCCAGGTGCTTCCTGCACTGACTCAGCCCCTGCCCAGTCACCCCAGGGACTCTGCCCGACTCCACTCCGGCCTCACCAAGTCACTTGGGCTTTGTTTGGTCAGGAGCTGGCAGTGTGTGCAATGCACGAGCTGGCCTGTACTGTGGGGAGACGACCGGCATGCAGCGCAGCAGGGAGCAAATGCCAAGATCTTGGTGCCCATTCCTAGGCCCTCCTGTCTATGAGGAGGGTGCCTAGTGCTAGAGTTGGGTTTGTTTGGGGCTCAGTCTATGACCAGAGTCAAGGATTAGGGCTCAGTCAATATTTAACACACTGGCCTAGTCCCCTTTCTCTAGAAAAATGATGGAATAGGCTCTGACTTTCCTGAGGAGTGTCTTGCAACCACCAGGAAGCCCAAGTTCTCTTAGCACCTGCCCCAAACCCAGCCACCCATCACTTCTGAAGGGCTAGACCTCCCTTGGTCACTCTCTGTAGGCCAACTTGTCTTGGGAGTCTACCAAGGATGCTTACAGTTCTCCCTGGGGTCCAAGGGCAGCAGGGTGGGgtggaggctggagacagggctATCTATCCAGGCGAGTGTCTTGTGCAAGTTTTTCTGATGCAACCTGCTGAACACTCgttcccctctcccccagcttTTCTCAGAAAGGGAAGGGCTGAGCAGTGGCCAGGACCCAACACGCTGAATACCTGTGCTTCTCTGGCCTCCCATGGCCTCCAGACAGGAAGAGAGGCTGAAGAGGGGTCAGATGACTCAGCTGTGTGCTCGGTCCTAGGAAGGGCAAGGGGTGGACATGACAGAAAGGTAAGGGAATCGGGATTCCTGGAAATTTGGAGAGCCCAGTATGCCCcttcctcaaacacacacacacacacacacacacacacacacggaaactaaaacaaaataaaatagtatacacttaaaaatagccaggtggtgatgcgtacacctttaattccagcacttggggccAGAGGCAGGCCGAgctccttgagttcaaggccagcgtggtctacaaagtgagttccagaacacccaaggctacatgaagaaaaaaaaacaccaaatactaataaataagtaaaatgtccATTTTCAGCTAGACTTGGTGCACCTGTCTATAATCTTATCTACTCGGGAGGCTGAGCTAGAAGAAGAATACGCTTAAGGTTGGCTTTGTCTATATGGATGAGTTGGGGGCCAGTGTAGACAATGAGATAGTctcaaaattgtttaaaaaaagtaggaaaaaagGGAGGATTAGGCATGAAGTTCAGTGGCAGGATCTTGGTTGGGGACGAACTCTTGGGTGGGGTTCAGTGGATGAGCCCTTGTCTAATGCGCACATAAGACCCCAGCTTGGATGCTGgcactacagaaaacaaaacaaacaaaatgcagaaaCTGCTGTGGAAAGAGGTCATCATGAAATTCAATAccagaagaacaaaacaaggttACGCAACGCTAGCTCAATCCAGTTCTGACTGCAGCCTCCCTCGGAGCTGCGCTTTGCTTCCAGTTCTTCGGAGACAGGTGtgaaacacagagaaattctgaagTAAGACTTCCTCCCCAAGGCACTGGTAGAGCCGGCGTCTCCTGGGAGGAGATTCCGTGCCTCTGCTGTGAGTCAGTTTTCTCACAGTAATGCTCTCCTAGCACCCGGCGGAGGCTGCTTCCCAATACAGTGATCCATTCTGACCTTCTCgtccaagttttatttttaagtaaaataattacATTGCTTATAtgttatacatttatatatttcttctctgtgcatgtgtgtgtgtgaatttgtgtgtcaCAGTTTGCTGAGGAAGTTGGATGGCAGTTTTCTTCTCTCATCACGTGGACTTTGAGGCTCCAGATCATGTTGTTGTCCTTGGCAACAGGCAAGGTGAGCTATCTGGCCAGCCcacagttgttttgtttgttgagataagGACTCACTCTATAGCCTAAGCTGAATTTGtgccaatcctcctgtctcagcctcctaaagcctgggattataggcatgagccaccacacttggctaaaCCATTAATAGCTTAGTTCCCATGATCCTTTGGACTCAAAAGAAGTGtaaaacacacactggagagctgGAAGTGGTGCcctatgcctgtaatcttagcactcaagagAGTTAGACACCAGCCGAGGTTACAAAACGAGACCTTCAAatcaggccaggtgtggtggtgcgcacctgtaatcccagcacgtgagagTTAAAGGCAGGCAGGAGGATCGAGAGTTTGGGCCATCACAGAGcattggaggtagaggcaggagaatcaaaaatCCAAGGTCAACTTCTGCTATATAACTCTGTCTcagcacaacaacaacaaaacccaaaccaaaccaaatataaaccaaaagcaaacagatTCCGAGAATATCAGTATGAGAAAGTTTAATGCTACTGACAGTTTTGTTGATTGTTGAGAAAACACGCGCAGGCTAGGATAAATATGATAGGTGAATAAAGcgaatttcttctttttcttcaaccacagctaaaaataaaaaaacaatttttgagacagggttcatgttggccagactggtctcaaacttacaatcTAGCAGAGGATGACTTCGAATTATTGCCTGCacctcctgctgggattaaatatgtacACCATCATTCCTGGCAATTATCCCATCTTCAGAAGTTTGcttattcgtttgtttgtttgtttgttttttaaagatttttttaaatttattacgtatataggtttcttccttcatgtatcctgcagtacagaagaggacaccagatcttattacagatggttgtgagccaccatgcggttgctgggaattgaactcaggacctctggaagagcagccagtgctctattcctctgagccatctctccagccaccttggttggtttttttgagagatggtttcactatgtagcctcagctgttctagaactcactgtgtagacctggcagaccttgaactcagaggcccatctgcctctgtctctgcctctgcctcccgagtgctgggactaaaggtgtgcgccaccaccgcccagcagtatGATCTACTTTTAATTACtatagttattgttttatttataagatCTGTGAGCCTAGAGTGGTCAGTGTGGTTGCCCTGAGTCCACAGCATTTGAACAAGGGCTGGCATAGCAAGCAATGAGCAATGGCAAGCACACTTAGCTCAGGCCTGGTGCTAGAGGGGTACCCAGAAAACAATCCTCCCACCCTTTGTCTGTCACAGCTCTGGGGTCTTCCACCTGTCATGGATTCTGAAAAGTTCATTTATCCCTCCCCAGTTGCCGGGTGGGCAGAATCAAATTAGATCCTCGAATCCTCTACTGTACGTGGGTTTGGGAGAGGGTGACACCAGAGAGCAGATTTCCAACTTCTAAAGCTAGAGAAACAGGAGACCTGGCCCTGCCTTCCTCTCAATCCCAATGggaattttttcttcttcttcttcttcttcttcttcttcttcttcttcttcttcttcttcttcttcttcttcttcttcttcttcttcttcttcttctccatccTGTTTACTGAGTGCCTATATGTCccatacattttgtttttgttgtttattttcttattttatctttattatttttgttttgtgttcattggtgttttgcctggatgtatgtctgtgtaagggtgtcagatcccctggaactgaagttacagacaggtgtgagctgccatgtgggtgctgggaactgaattcggAAGAGCGGccaatgctctaaaccactgagccatctcccccaccccatttttattttttattattttttttttggttgttttaagaaacaggccctggctgtcctagaactcactctatagaccaggctaacctggaattcacagagatctgcctgtctctgcctctgagtgctgggatttaaggtgactaactgctatttttcttttcttttctgttactggggattgaatttgAACTCACTGTCTAGTGCGtgctaggcaaatgttctgcAGTTGAGCCACAGCCTTCCTCCCTTCCACCACTTCTGCCCTTAAATTTCATTTAGCTTGATAAGAAGACCTTTAGTCCTAGtactggggacagaggcaggtgcatctctgagttcgagatcagcctggtctacagagttagttccagactAGCTAGAGCTACCGTCAAAcaggccatcctcctgcctcaggcttcaaAGTAACTGAGGTTCTAGGGGTGCATCACACCCAGCTGATCTAAGAATTTTGCATACACGAACTTACTAACGCTCACGGCGATTATATGAAGTGAGCCCCGTTACAAATCAGTTTTTATGGAGAAGGGAACTGAAgctgtgctttctttgtttttggctttgttACAGAGCAGGGCCTTAGGCACAGTAGTCAAGCGCTCTCACGGAGCCACACCCCTAGCCAGCCAGGGCGCTAAGTGGCTTTTCTGTGCCGCACCACGAGTCTGAGCAGAGCTGGGCGCACTCCTGAAAGGGTACGGTAAAGTACTACGGTAAGGAGAGCGGTGGCTCTGGGTTCTACTTCATGGGACTAAGCGGGGATAGGGGGCGTGGGATGGGGGCGTGCGAGTGGCCCCGAAGGCGCAGGCGGAGCGTCCTACAGGAGCGGCTACAGGGGCGGGTCGTGGATGGTGCAATCCAGCGCCGCACGGCGTCAGCAGTAGATTAGCTCAGGTTTACATCAGCCGGGCGGGGAATGGGAACCCGGGTCCCCGTGCCTCAGCACTTTAGCAGCGGAAGCCGCTACTGCTGAATACGGAGGGGCTGTAGCCTGGCACGAACGTGCCGGCGACCCTGAGATCGGCTGGGTGTAGCGGGACGCGGTGCTTGGGCGCAGAAGGCTTTGAGACCCGTGAGGAACCCTAGGACAAGGTATCCGGTGGGGAGCTGCAAAGAGGGGGGCGGGTTTCCCCAAGTCTGGTAAGGATATTGGTAGCCCCGACATATTTATGAATATTCATGAATATTCTCTCtcgtctgtctctctctctctccctctctttcattctctcccaTTCTCATTTTCTCGCTCTTTAACTCCGACGCCAGGGAGGGTCCTAGGCCTGAGCGGTTGCTGTCAGCCCTTTATGCAGCCTAGGCCTTCCAGGAACtcgccatcctcctgcctctgcctccccgatgCTGGCAGTACATTGGTGTGTCCCTAAGCCCAGCTTTCCTTATTGCATTATTAAGCCTTTCATTCGTCGCGGGTTCTTCCTTCTCCAGCTGTCCTTGCGTTTGAGAGCACTATACTTACTGAGCTTCGGAAAACCCAGAGTGATGGCTTCTCTGCCCAGAGGGTCCTAGCAGGGAAGACAGGGGCTACCAAacagtctttcttcccttctctctagaTGCGAGCCACCCCTCTTGCTGCTCCTGCTGGTGTCCCCTGCAGGAAGAAACCGTTGGAGTTCGATGACAACATTGACTCCGAATGTCCAGGACTAAAACGAGTGAGAGGTGGGCCCAAAGCTGAGCCACCCTCCTGCCTGCTGCCCGCCAGCCCACCCCCTGCCTCAGATTTGTCACCTGCTCTGGCTCCTGCAACCAGGCTGGGGCCCTATGTCCTTTTGGAACAAGAACAAGGCAGCCACACTTACCAGGCTCTGCACTGCCCCACAGGCACAGAGTACACCTGCAAGGTAAGATGTGCGAACTCTCCCCTCTAGCATCCCAGGACCCTGCACAAGGGCGTCCCAGAGGACTGCAGGGTTCTGGTTTTGCAGATTATCAATGGGTTTCTCAACTGACAAAACTTCATAGAGCATCATACATACACAACGCCCCCGCTGTGGTCAAAGATCAGACccaagcagggtgtggtggcacgtgcctgtaatcttagcactgaaGAGGCCCAGACGGGAGGATTGTCTCAAATTTTAGGCAAGCCTGGGGGACGTactgagaacctgtttcaaaaccaaaacaaacctagAGCCAGTGCTCCTCCTATCAAACAGACATTCTAGTGAGAGGCACGGTGAGATAAAAAAGAAGCGAGCAagtgggactggggagatagctctgtTGGTGAGCTCCAGGATCCATATAGAAAGACAaagggaaagaggggggaggggaggggagaagaggagaggggaggagaggagaggggaggggagggatgaggaggggaggaaaggagaggggaggagagaagggaaggagaagagaggagagaggaggggaggggaggagaggggaggggaggggagggaggcgtTGTATACTTGTAATCCTGCTCTGAGACAGTGAAGACAAGCCGACCTCCCGAGCTCATTGGTCAGCCAGCTATTTAGTGAGGCAGTTCCAAGGCGAGTGAGAGACTCCATctcagggggagagagagagagagagagagagagagagagagagagagagagagagagagagagagagagagagagagagagagaataaagggcTAGAGACATGGGCCAGTGGTTACTGCTTGTAACTCTTGCagagacccaggttctgttcctggCATCCACTTGAGGCAGATTGCCACtacacaactccagctccagggaaatcCAGggcttctggcctcctcaggcatccacactcatgcacacatatatatatacacacacagagacagacagacagacagacagacagacagaagaaaattGGGTGGCACCTGAGGAACGACACTAGCggtctcctctgacttccacggtGCCAACAGGCAATGGTGACCATGGTGGGAAGGAAGCTGGTGCCAGAGGGGAGGCAGACCGGTGGAGATGCAGGGGGACATGAGATTGTGGGAGGGCCTTGCAGATGACAGAGGACAGTGCATGTCAGAAGCTGGAGGAGGCATGGGGAGGAAGCTCCAAAGGCAGAGAGTCCTGGCTGCAGGTATGGGAGGCAAGAGGCCcgagtgtggtgacacacacctataatcacagcatctgagaagcagaggaagtggatctctgtgagtttgaggccagcctggtctacatagtgagttctaagacagccagggagacagagagagatgtcaTAAAAAGCTCACCCCCTCTCTGAAAAAATAAAGAGGTACAAAGATACTAGGCAGGACTGGGctttgggggagaaagaaaaagtagtctgtgtatttatttcttccttgctaccctagcttttttaaaaaattatttttattattttatgtgtatgggtattttgcttgtgtttatgtctggaccccctggaactggatttacagacagttgtaagccgtcatgtgggtgctggaaatcagagctgagtcctctggaagagcagtcaatgctcttaagggctgactcatctctccagcctctcccttGCCCTTTTAAAGATCACATGCTTTGCGTTTTTCATAGATTAAATATATTAGTCAGTATGCACGAGTTTCAAGTCAAAAGCTCAGAGTGGTGTATACTTCTGCAATAGCCAGCTTGTGACAGGTTCAAGTGTGGCTTTGCGTAAGTCACCTCCCTTTCCTGAACTTCAGTTTCTTTCCCCACAGTCCTGGACACACCTTCCAGGTGTGCGCTTAATGTCTACGAACTCTGAGCACATTTCCCAAATGCCCCCAACTTGGAAAGTTTTTCCTATGGGTATCTTTGACTCATTCAGGTCACTTCTGAGTCCTGTGGGTCcatactctatctatctatctatctatctatctatctatctatctatctatctatctatctatctatttcagaatctcactgtgtagctctggctagcctggggcttactttgtagatcaggttggcatcaaatgcacagagatccacctggctctgcctcctgggattaaaggtgtgtgcctccatggCAGGCCCAAACTTTCTAAAACGAGTGCTCCCTTCCAAAATACTAGCTTACACTTGCCTAGCAAAGACTGGCCCTGGGCTTGATCGCcaagatggaaaaacaaaatattctgtgTTCTACATCTTTCTCGGTTCCTTTGGAATGTATGGTCTGTGGGCTTGCTTGCGCTGCACTGGGCACACCAAGGGAACAGGGGCGCTGGCTGTGAGTCCAGCCAGCTGAGCAGGGGCTGCAGGCACAGTGAGCTGGCTGTGACGGGGGCTTTGGTGGTGGACTGCCCCTAGGAGTGTTCTCGTATTTGGCTTCTATCCTAGTTTCGATGTCCGGAGGCCTAAGGTGACACAGGGTGGCTGTTTAGAGCACAGAGTTGGATTCTAGTCCCAGATGTGCTACTTGCTGGCCATGTGGCTCCAGACCCCCTGACCCATGGCCTGCAGAAAGTCAGCTGATTTCAAGCTATGAGCGGCTTGCTAAAGCAAGGCCCCCCGGTATGTGTAGCTCACAGTGTGTCTAATGGTTGGCATCCCCCTTtgctaggccagcctggcttcCCAGGTCTCTCGCTGTGCTTACTCCTGGCTCTGTCTGTCTTCAGGTGTACCCGGCCAGCGAGGCCCAAGCGGTGCTGGCACCCTACGCTCGGCTGCCGACCCACCAGCACGTGGCCCGTCCTGCAGACATCCTGCTGGGCTCTCAGTTCCTCTACACCTTCTTCATGAAGACCCACGGGGACTTGCATAGCCTGGTGCGCAGTCGCCGTGGAATCCCTGAGCCCGAGGCTGTTAAACTTTTCCGGCAGATGGCTGCTGCGGTGGCACACTGCCACCGACACGGGCTTGTCTTGCGTGACCTCAAGCTGCGTCGTTTTGTCTTCAGCAACTGTGAGAGGTAAGTGTGACCCCAGGGGTACATTTGAGAAGTGGGTTAtggcagggaaactgaggtccgTGAGGGCAGAGTAACTTAGGCAGGAAGAGCTAAGGTGTAGCACAGTGGGAAAAGCTCTGGATTCCATCCTAGGCAGGAAAAGAAATTGCCAACACCCAGTGACTGCGGCCTGTGGTGTGAAGTTTGAAACCCTAACACTGGGGCATGGCGGAGAggagtagagacagacagattcccAGATATCTCTGGACAGCTAGTCTATCCAATTGGTGAGCGCCTggttta
Proteins encoded in this window:
- the Trib3 gene encoding tribbles homolog 3, encoding MRATPLAAPAGVPCRKKPLEFDDNIDSECPGLKRVRGGPKAEPPSCLLPASPPPASDLSPALAPATRLGPYVLLEQEQGSHTYQALHCPTGTEYTCKVYPASEAQAVLAPYARLPTHQHVARPADILLGSQFLYTFFMKTHGDLHSLVRSRRGIPEPEAVKLFRQMAAAVAHCHRHGLVLRDLKLRRFVFSNCERTKLVLEDLEDACVITGPDDSLWDKHACPAYVGPEILSSRPSYSGKAADVWSLGVALFTMLAGHYPFQDSEPVLLFGKIRRGTFALPEGLSAPARCLIRCLLRKEPSQRLVAPSIPLHPWLREDHSLVSPPQSGRWDTDQVVPDGPGLEEAENGEVGLYG